TAGGGTGCGAGTGCCTTGGCGAGCCTCGCGTCGCGGGCAACCGGGGGGAAGAGTCCGATGTGGTGTTTGAAGACGCCAACGTACAGGAGAATGCCGTGCTGCCGGAATGCCGGCATGCGGTAGCTGATGATCTCCTTGGCCTCCGGCGCGGCGGCCGCGATCGCGCGTCGTATCTTCTTCAGAATCGGTTGGACCTCGACGCGTGCGGCGGCGATGTACGCGTCGATGCTGGCCGGTGGTGATTTGCGAGCGTCCATTGCATCCCGCCTTGGCTACGTCCTCTGGAATCGGGGTCTCGAACGCTACCGTCTCGGCTCGTACCGCATCGCCACCGCCCCCGAGCCGAACTCCAGCCAGCTCACGAGCTTCAGGTCAGGCCTCGCTCCCGTCGCCGCCGGCGGCCGCCACGCTGCTTCCTGGATTAGCACGCCGAAGCTCACGGCCGTTTCAGGACTCTGAAGTAGAAGGCTGAGAATATGAGGACGATGCCTATGTTCACCATCAGCCGTTCCCAGAACCGGTTCTTGAAGAACAACACATCGACGGCAACGATCGTGGCTACCATCAGGACTACGTAGACTGCGGTGGTCGTGTGGCTTCTCATCTCAGTCCCCCGAGAATGCGGTTGAACGCGTCCATGGCGCCCCGGGCTCGGGAGTGAAAATGGGCCACCCGCGAGATAAGTTGTTGCAGTCGGCGGCGCCAACGCAAAGCTGGAGGGCCGCTACGGAATGTGGGACATCTCCGCCGGGACGGCAAATGGGCACCATCATCATCACGGGCGCGAGCGACGGCATCGGCGCGGCGAGTGCTCGCCAACTCAGGGCGAGGGGGCACGACGTGGTCATCGTCGGCCGCTCACCGGCAAAGACACAAGCGCTGGCGCGCGAGCTCGGGGCGCCGTTTCACGTGGCCGACTACGCGCGACTGGCCGACGTCCATCGGCTGGCCGCCGAACTCGCGCGTTACGACCGCATCGACGTGCTGGCCAACAACGCCGGCGGCATCATGGGACAACGGGAGGTGACCGAGGATGGCTTCGAGAAGACCTTCCAGGTCAACCACCTGGCGCCCTTCCTGCTTACCAGCCTGTTGCAGGAGCGCCTCATCGCGAGCCGCGCCACGGTGATCCAGACCGCGAGCGCCGCGGCAAATATGTGGGGCCGCGGGTTCGACATCGCGGACCTCCAGAACGAGCGCGACTACCGGCCAGAGCGCGCCTACGGCAACGGCAAGCTCGAGAACATCCTGTTCACCCGCGAGCTGCATCGCCGGCACCACGCCCACGGCATCGCGGCCGTTGCCTTTCACCCCGGCGTCGTGCGCAGCAACTTCGCCAGCGACACCACGCACTACATGCGCTTTCTCTACAACGCGCCACTCAAGTACCTGGTCATGATCAGCCCCGAGGCGAGCGGGCGCAGGCTCACCGCGCTCGCCGAGGGACAGCCCGGCGTCGCCTGGCAGCCGGGCGAGGTGTACAACAAGCGCAAGCCGATGCCCGTTGCGTTCAGGGACGACGACGGCAGCGTGGCCCGGGAACTCTGGGAGCGCAGCGAGGAGAT
This portion of the Gemmatimonadaceae bacterium genome encodes:
- a CDS encoding DUF1801 domain-containing protein, whose product is MDARKSPPASIDAYIAAARVEVQPILKKIRRAIAAAAPEAKEIISYRMPAFRQHGILLYVGVFKHHIGLFPPVARDARLAKALAPYAGPKGNLRFPLDQPIPYALITRIVRLRVKQDRARAAARRKRVRA
- a CDS encoding SDR family NAD(P)-dependent oxidoreductase, which codes for MGTIIITGASDGIGAASARQLRARGHDVVIVGRSPAKTQALARELGAPFHVADYARLADVHRLAAELARYDRIDVLANNAGGIMGQREVTEDGFEKTFQVNHLAPFLLTSLLQERLIASRATVIQTASAAANMWGRGFDIADLQNERDYRPERAYGNGKLENILFTRELHRRHHAHGIAAVAFHPGVVRSNFASDTTHYMRFLYNAPLKYLVMISPEASGRRLTALAEGQPGVAWQPGEVYNKRKPMPVAFRDDDGSVARELWERSEEMVARAG